In the genome of Microcoleus vaginatus PCC 9802, the window ATTGTACCTCTGGCGCTGGAACGGTTCTAAAGCAACTTTGTTTGCAAAACTCGATCACAGCAATCCAGTAATTAGCGTTAGCTTCAGTCCCGACGGCAAAACTATTGCTACTGCTACCGCTGCGGAGGACAAGGCAAGCGGGAAGAAAAAGGCTTTTGAAATTACCGGAGAAAAGAGAATTTACCTGTGGCAATTTAACGGTTCGTCGGCGAAAATTATGAAAACTCTCGACCACCAAGACCGCGTTAAAAATGTTAGTTTCAGTCCCGACGGCAAGACTATTGCTGCTGCTTGCGCTGACAAAAAAGTTTACTTGTGGGGGTTTGATGGAAAGGCAGTTAATTTAACTGAAAAACTCGACCACAGCGATACTGTAGAAAGCGTGAGTTTTAGTCCCGACGGCAAGTTGATTGCGGCGGCGAGTGGGGGAAATACTGTTAAGCTGTGGGATTTTGACGGCAAGAAGGCGCTGCTATCTAAGACTTTGGAATCGAGCGATCGCGTGTTGAGCGTTACTTTTAGTTCTGATAGCAAAACTCTGGGTTTTGCTAGTAGGGATAGGACTGTAATTCTGTTGCCTGTGGAGAATTTGGAACTGAAGAATATCATTGCTCGCAGTTGCGAGTGGTTGGGAGATTATTTGCAGAATGACCCGAATGTTGCTGAGGGCGATCGACTGCTTTGTCTTGGATTTGGGAAGCAGGCGTTAAATAAGAAGAAGTAAACCCTTTAGTGAGGACTGCATTTCGCTGTCGGCGGATGAATAAAAACTTGCCTTTGTGACTGCGAACCTCGATTTGAATTCCGATTAAAATATTTATCTGTTGACTGGTGTTTTCTGCTATAAATTTGCGGTAAAATTCCAGTAAGAAACTTAACTTTTTTGGCGGTTGACCCGCCGCATCAATCCGCAATTCCAACAAAAGGTAAACCGCATGGATGTCAACTCCCAAAATGTCCAACCAATCCCGCTCTTCAACGAGACAAACGAGGAAACACCAGAGATAGGTGGCGGTTTGCCCATAATAGAATATTGGGCAAAACATACATTGTCCCCGGAAGGCCCGAAACTTTGGAAAACTTTGCTGCACAAAAGTGCTTGTTTGTCTTGTTCTTGGGGCACTGGCGGGCAGAAAGGAGGTTTTACAAATGAAGAGGGCGAAAAACTTCAGCGGTGCATGAAAAGCGTCGAAGCAATCTCCGCTGAAATCAAGCCGGCTATCTCAACTCAATTTTTTGAAAAGAAGAGTATTGCACAACTTCAGCAATTAACTTCAATGGAAGCCGATAGGTTGGGAAGGCTGAGTTTTCCGATGATTTTGCGGGCGGGTTCATCTCATTACGATCGCATTTCTTGGGAAGAAGTTTATCAAATTGCCGAAGCTGCTTTTCGCAAAACCCCCGAAAGAGTGGCATCTTACAGTTCCGGTCGCTCTTCCAACGAAGCGGCTTTTCTGCTGCAATTGATGATGCGGGCGATGGGTTCCAATAACTTAGCAGATTGTTCCGATCTCTGCCACGCTCCCTCGACAATCGGGTTAAGCGAAATGTTTGCTACCCGCACCTCGTTAGTGAGTCTAGAAAACTTGAAGGAAGCAGATTGCGTCGTGCTCGCGGGCAGCAATTCTTCCTACAACCATCCCCGTTTGATGAACGAATTGATTAAAATTCGCGACAAAGGCGGTAAAATAATTGTAATCAATCCGGTGATGGAAATCGGGTTAGTCAAGTTTGGTTCTCCCGCATTTCCCGTCAAGTCGCTCATCCCCGGTTCCGATATTTCCTCGTTATACTTGCAACCAATTCCCGGCAGCGATACGGCGCTATTTGTCGGCATTCAAAAGTCTATAATCGAACAAGGATTGCTGGGTCAAAAATACTTGCAAGCTCATACAGAAGGCTGGGAAGCAGTAGTCCAGCACGCCCGCGAAACCGATTGGAAAACTATTACTAAAACCTGCGGAGTTTCCCAAGCAGAAATTGAGGTGGCAGCCAAAATTATCGGCACGTCCCAGCGGGTTGTATTCGGTTGGGCGATGGGAATTACCCAACAGGATAACGGTGTAGATAACGTTTTCAGCATCGCCAACACGGCATTGATGACAGGAAATGTCGGCAAAGAAGGGGCGGGATTAATGCCCGTCAGAGGACACTCAAACGTCCAAGGATTCGGCTCTATGGGCGTCACTGTGAAGCTGAAAAAAGAAATCCAACAAGCTTTAGAAAAGTTATTGAATCGTCCCCTCAGCCCTGTTAAGGGCTACGACACTCGATCGCTCATTGAAGCAGCAGATGCAGGCAAAGTCGATACCCTGATATGCCTGGGCGGTAATTTGTACGGGGCGAATCCAGATTCAAGTCAGGCAAAACAGGCTTTAGGTAAAATTGAAACCGTTATATACCTCGCAACCAAACCGAATTTAGGGCATTTTAGCGGCTTGGCAAAACACAATACAATTGTGCTTCCCGTCCTGAATCGCTTTGAAAATCCCCACAAAACAACGGTGGAAGCCGGTAATAATTTTGTGCGTTTAAATGATGAGGGCGAAACTCATCTCCAGAATTCGGATTTGATTCCTGAAGTGCATTTTTTAACAGAATTAGCCAGCCGAATTCACGGCAATTTTCCCGTTGATTGGCGCCAACTTCAAGACACAAAATACGTTCGGCAATTGATTGCTAAAACTATTCCGGGCTATGAAAAAATAGCGACAATTGATGAAAACCAAGAGGAATTCACCATCAGCGGTCGCATTTTTACAGAACCTAAATTTCCTACAGAGTCTGGGAAAGCGAAGATGTTTGTCACGCCTTTACCTAAGCTGAAATTACCGGAAGCGAAAGAGTTTGGAGTATCGGAATCAACACAGGGTATTGTTGTGGCATTGATGACGGGACGCAGCTATTCTCAGCATAATACTGTGGTTTACAAAATTGAGGACAAGTACCGGGGAATGCCGCACCGCAACTGCATTTTGATGAATCGCGCGGATGCAGAAAGCGCGGGTTTGCAAGAACATCAGCGCGTGACGGTGCAGGGAAATGTGGGGAAAATGGAAAATGTCGAGGTAATTTACGGGGCGGTTCGTGAGGGTGCTGCTTTGATGTTTTATCCTGAAGTTAATGTGATTTTTCACCCGGAGATTGAAAAGCGATCGGGCACGCCTGCTTACAAGCGCGTACCTGCTTTTGTATACGCGGAAGTTCGGCAACGGATTCTGTAAGGGATGTAACGGATGTTATGATTAGCTCTGCCTTCTGTCTTCTATAACTCACATTTTAGATGATTTTTAAGAACAGGCAAGATGCCTGTTCCACAAGGAGTTAATTTTTTGTGGGGTGGGCATCTTGCCTGCCCAGATGCAAGTCTTAATTAACTCTTAATTTGCAAAGTTCTACCGCGCCAAGTCCACCCCCAACCCGTTTCAGTTTTAATCCCAGAACCGATCGCAATCGCCGCCACTAACGCACCTCCGAAACCTCCCAACCACCAGTATTTCGTCGGACAGTCAGAAATCTCGGCACCCAAGCGGCGCAAATTGTAATGCTGCCAAATTACGATTACGGATAAACAGATAGTTAACCAGGTAATTGGTAATTGGTAATTGGTAATTGGTAATTGGTAATTGGTGATTGTCAGAATTTCTGCGAAGTCCCCGTTTGCCAGCAAAATAGCTAATGCCAACCACGGCATCGGATAAATAAAAAACATAATTGCAGCCATGTAAACCATCAACCCCCAACTGCGGTTAGCGCCGAGATACAGATTCTTTGTCCAGCCTTCCCACAATGCGCTCCAAGACCGATACATCCGCACGGATGCCAAATTTGACCCGGAATAAAGTCCGAGCTTTAAACCCGCACGTTTGATGCGCCTAGCTAATTCCACATCTTCCACAA includes:
- a CDS encoding oxidoreductase, whose translation is MDVNSQNVQPIPLFNETNEETPEIGGGLPIIEYWAKHTLSPEGPKLWKTLLHKSACLSCSWGTGGQKGGFTNEEGEKLQRCMKSVEAISAEIKPAISTQFFEKKSIAQLQQLTSMEADRLGRLSFPMILRAGSSHYDRISWEEVYQIAEAAFRKTPERVASYSSGRSSNEAAFLLQLMMRAMGSNNLADCSDLCHAPSTIGLSEMFATRTSLVSLENLKEADCVVLAGSNSSYNHPRLMNELIKIRDKGGKIIVINPVMEIGLVKFGSPAFPVKSLIPGSDISSLYLQPIPGSDTALFVGIQKSIIEQGLLGQKYLQAHTEGWEAVVQHARETDWKTITKTCGVSQAEIEVAAKIIGTSQRVVFGWAMGITQQDNGVDNVFSIANTALMTGNVGKEGAGLMPVRGHSNVQGFGSMGVTVKLKKEIQQALEKLLNRPLSPVKGYDTRSLIEAADAGKVDTLICLGGNLYGANPDSSQAKQALGKIETVIYLATKPNLGHFSGLAKHNTIVLPVLNRFENPHKTTVEAGNNFVRLNDEGETHLQNSDLIPEVHFLTELASRIHGNFPVDWRQLQDTKYVRQLIAKTIPGYEKIATIDENQEEFTISGRIFTEPKFPTESGKAKMFVTPLPKLKLPEAKEFGVSESTQGIVVALMTGRSYSQHNTVVYKIEDKYRGMPHRNCILMNRADAESAGLQEHQRVTVQGNVGKMENVEVIYGAVREGAALMFYPEVNVIFHPEIEKRSGTPAYKRVPAFVYAEVRQRIL